One genomic window of Punica granatum isolate Tunisia-2019 chromosome 1, ASM765513v2, whole genome shotgun sequence includes the following:
- the LOC116192929 gene encoding FCS-Like Zinc finger 10-like, with translation MLKKRTGLMQKDQQMCPITVYGSSAFGHAHKKSSVFSLPRLFVGLNPKSLPDYYDYSADSPTSPLDFRVFSNPIRSPRSPREKIWDCDKVGLSIIDSLGDNGQRFSRGKVLEPSDVKNIILGPQLSITGPNFGNNSRSFGSLDEGGKFFPPRRTFGWSNGKHLLNSPKVDTHFQSYVDPRSLPKNFAFPHTNSKSPLRKGSSNVVFEIGDSLTDSKSSIKPRPCSVNSTQSALESPKLDSFSCTFPSSVSEMELSEDYTCVTVHGPNPKTTHIYADFILECESGDSSYGSLPSKKGQSDVVLPPVNKNLDTSAPYPSKDFLSFCNMCKKALAAGKDIYIYRGERAFCSLECRSRAIVIDEEEDDLLVPGNSLEFSEADILET, from the exons ATGCTGAAGAAGAGGACCGGCTTAATGCAGAAAGACCAACAGATGTGTCCGATTACGGTCTATGGTTCTTCTGCTTTCGGGCATGCCCACAAAAAGAGCTCCGTTTTCAGTCTCCCTCGACTTTTTGTAGGATTAAACCCCAAAAGCTTACCAGATTACTACGATTATTCAGCTGACAGCCCCACCTCTCCTCTAGATTTTCGGGTCTTCTCAAACCCCATTAGGTCACCCAGATCTCCCCGCGAGAAGATCTGGGACTGCGATAAAGTCGGGTTGAGCATCATTGATTCTCTTGGTGACAATGGTCAAAGGTTTTCCCGTGGAAAAGTTCTCGAGCCATCAGATGTCAAGAACATTATTCTTGGGCCGCAGTTGAGTATTACGGGTCCAAATTTTGGGAACAACTCTCGATCATTTGGCTCTCTTGATGAAGGCGGAAAGTTTTTTCCACCCAGGAGAACTTTCGGATGGTCAAATGGCAAACACCTCCTCAATAGTCCAAAAGTTGATACCCATTTTCAATCATATGTGGACCCGAGATCCCTTCCCAAAAATTTTGCCTTCCCCCATACCAATTCCAAGTCTCCCCTTCGAAAGGGAAGCTCCAATGTAGTTTTTGAAATTGGGGACTCCCTGACTGATTCCAAATCCTCAATTAAACCCCGACCATGTTCTGTGAACTCTACTCAATCGGCTCTAGAAAGTCCCAAACTTGATAGCTTCTCTTGCACTTTTCCGAGTTCAGTGAGTGAGATGGAACTCTCTGAGGACTATACGTGCGTCACAGTTCATGGTCCCAACCCAAAGACAACTCACATCTATGCTGACTTCATATTGGAATGCGAGTCTGGTGATTCAAGCTATGGTTCTCTCCCTAGCAAGAAGGGACAATCTGACGTGGTACTGCCTCCTGTGAATAAGAACTTGGACACTTCAGCTCCGTATCCCTCCAAAGACTTCCTGAGCTTCTGCAATATGTGCAAGAAGGCATTGGCAGCTGGCAAAGATATCTATATCTACAG AGGTGAGAGAGCATTCTGCAGCTTGGAGTGTCGATCCAGAGCGATTGTGATCGATGAAGAAGAGGACGACTTGCTTGTGCCAGGAAACAGTCTAGAGTTCTCCGAAGCTGACATCTTGGAAACTTAA
- the LOC116208788 gene encoding probable E3 ubiquitin-protein ligase RZFP34, with product MGEVAVERTGVQHFEPRDFQDNMPEDNQMDSQCQHPEQVERERIQIQEESNSDETSKLLERGYMQYGCSHYCRRCRIRAPCCNEIFDCRHCHNQAKNNIKVDRKLRHDMPRHQVSQVICSLCGTEQEVRQVCINCGVCMGKYFCETCKLFDDDISKQQYHCSGCGICRIGGRENFFHCYKCGCCYSILLKKSHLCVEGAMHHDCPVCFEFLFESTNNVAVMPCGHTIHMNCLKEMQEHYQYACPLCSKSVCDMSKVWEKFDEEIAATPMPDSYQNKMVRILCNDCGSVCEVKFHVVAQKCAHCKSYNTRQT from the exons ATGGGTGAAGTGGCTGTCGAGAGAACAGGAGTGCAACACTTTGAGCCGAGAGACTTTCAGGATAATATGCCTGAGGACAATCAAATGGACAGTCAGTGCCAGCACCCTGAGCAGGTGGAGAGAGAACGCATCCAGATTCAAGAGGAGAGTAACAGTGATGAAACTAGTAAGCTCCTTGAAAGAGGATACATGCAATATGG ATGTTCACATTATTGTCGAAGATGCCGCATTAGAGCTCCATGCTGCAATGAAATTTTTGACTGCCGACACTGCCATAATCAGGCAAAG AACAACATTAAAGTGGATAGAAAGCTAAGGCATGACATGCCCCGTCATCAAGTGAGTCAG GTGATTTGTTCACTTTGTGGCACCGAGCAAGAG GTCCGGCAGGTATGCATTAACTGTGGAGTATGCATGGGGAAGTACTTCTGTGAGACTTGCAAGCTTTTTGATGATGAT ATTTCCAAGCAGCAATATCACTGTAGTGGTTGTGGCATATGCAG AATTGGTGGGCGGGAGAATTTCTTTCACTGTTACAAGTGCG GATGTTGCTATTCAATCTTGCTAAAGAAGAGCCACCTATGCGTAGAAGGAGCAATGCATCACGATTGCCCCGTTTGCTTTGAG TTCCTCTTTGAGTCGACAAATAATGTCGCTGTTATGCCTTGTGGGCACACCATCCACATGAACTGCCTGAAGGAGATGCAAGAGCATTATCA GTATGCTTGCCCTCTCTGCTCAAAGTCGGTCTGCGATATGTCCAAGGTCTGGGAGAAATTCGATGAGGAGATTGCTGCCACTCCGATGCCTGACTCGTATCAAAATAAGATG GTACGGATTTTATGCAACGATTGTGGGAGTGTGTGTGAAGTCAAGTTCCATGTTGTGGCTCAAAAATGTGCACACTGCAAGTCCTACAACACCCGCCAAACTTGA